GCACCCAGGCATCCACGAGTCGAACCACGAGGGACAGGGCGCTGTGGATGTTCTGCAGCATGCCCTGGCCCGGATTGAATGACCAGGAGCGGAAAGCATCGTCGATCGAGGCTGGAATGAGGACGGTTTCGTCCATCAGGTCGAGCAGCGCTTGGACGCGCTCCCGTTTCTTCCGCTCACCCGGGTTCTGGAGCGGCAACACCTGCCAAGCGATGAGCTCCGACATCAACAACCGGGCATCGTCACTGGCGTCGGCGAACTGCTGCCGAAGCTGATCGACGAAGGACTCCCCCGAGGCGGTCTCCTGCTTGACAAAACATTTGATGATCTCCTCGGTGACCTCTGTCCGCCAGACGGTTCGGTGCTCCGCGAACACCGACGTCAACTGACGGAGACCACGTTCCGTGAACCGTTCTGACGCCGCTCGAATGCGCTCGGATCCAGCGTCCGGCGCGAGGATGGCCACTGCGAGTCGAGCCTCACGGTCGGCGAAGAGCAGCTTCGTGTTGACTCGAGCCTTCCGACTCGCCTCCTTGCGCAACAGCGTCGGGTCTGACATCTCGTTGATGGCAGTGCGCCCCAGATCGGTGATCGACCATCGGCCGTCGCCAGACTTGTTGAGCAGTCCGGCGCGCCCGAGCATCGATGTACCGAACAGGAAGGCGTTGAAGCCGCGAGCCTGCGGTCGTGAGCGCACATGCGTTTCCTCACTCTCGCTCATCGGGATCTGGGCGACAACTGCCTCCCAGGTGTCTTTCCGCCGTTGTGGCTCGGACTGATCGGCGAGCTGATGGAGCGCCGCTACGAGTCGCTGGTCTTGAAGCTGCTGATCGGTCATCTCCGGCCTTTCACGTTGTCCGAGCGCACTGAGTCTCGCGTCGTCCTGGCGGGACCCGGTTCCAGTCCGTTCTCCCGCATGAACTCGAGCGCACGTTCGACCGTTTGGATCTTCCTCCGGAGATCTGCGAGCACCGGCGACTTCAGGTCCGAGTACTCGTCCAGGCGCTCGTACTGACGCCGCACCTGTCGCTCGGTCTCGACCAGGAGGTGCCAGACACCGGGATCCTGCTCGAAGCCGCGCTTCTCGCGAAGGATCGCCGCAGCGAGTTGTCGCATCACGATCGATTCGACCACCTCCGCAGAAGTTCCCGTGTTGGCGAGGCCGAAGGCTATTCCCCCACCCCCCGCGGTCACGAGGCTGCCGGCGGTGATCAGGCCTCCGATCATCCCGCCCGGGCCGAAGGTCGCAAGCGCGCTCGTGAGTGCGGCGGCCCCGGCGAGCCCTGCGCCCGCGGCGATCGCCAGGCCACCGGTCGCGATGACGATCGCGACGGCACCAGCGCCGAGCGCGCCGACCTTGATCCAGTTGACACCCTTGCCAGCGTCGAGCACGGCCTCCGCGCGTCGAATGGCGTCGAGGACGTCATCTCCGAAGGCAGTACCGAGACCGAGCTCCGCGGTGATCTCTCTCATCGCTTGACGCCGCGCGGGGTCAGGAATCGCGATCTCGAACGGTCTGATCACGTTGTCCGATGCGAGGACGATGAGTTGAGCCAGCGCATTCTCCGGATCAACGTGCGCGCCAGGAGCAGGTGCAGGCGCTGTTGACTCCGGTTCAGCGAGGTCGAACCCCAGGGCCGCGAGGTGCTCCGGTCGCGGGCGGCCGTCGGCCTCGCGGCGGCTGAGCAGCGCCTCGATCACGTTCGCCTGCGTGGCCCGGACAGCTCCGAGGAATCTGTCGCGATGGTCGTCCTTCAGCTGGCCACTCAAGAGGTGTGCGTACCGGAGCGCGAGCAGGACGACGTTTTCGTCATCGTCAAGCGGAGTGTCGAGGGCGGAGCTCGTCGTGGCGACTTCTCTCGAAAGCGACCCGTGCAGCGCGTATCCGATCGCTTCGGCAACTCGCAAGTCAGAGAGGTATTCGACGGCGGAGTGCACTCGGAGGGTCGGGGGCGTGGAAACACGGAGATCGAGCAACCAGGGCATGACGGACGAGAGACCCCGAAGGGCCGCGACCGGATCGCGGTCGTTCCAGAAGTTGACCCACCAATCGAGGTTCGTCGGGGGCTCCTGCATCGCGTCCCGCAACGCAGTGGCCTGCACCGAACCGCTTGCCAACGGGCTGCCGATCGTGACCATGCCAACGAGCTGCAGATCCGAGGGGAGGCGTCGGACGAGGTCAGCAGCGATGACTGACCCCAGGCTGTGACCGACGATCAAGAGCCGCCCGCTGGCGGGCAATGCCTCGAGAACTCGATTGAGCACCCGCGCCCGCGTCTGCTCGTCGTGGAGGTAGTTGTACGCCTGCGTGAACGGATGCGTCTCGAAACTGAGGTCAACGAGCGCCGCAGCGCCGAAAGCACCGGACCCGGGATCGTGTTGGCCAAGGCGGTACTCCATCGCGCTCGTCCGACGCTCGAACGCGCGTCGGTTCGCGCGGGCGTCGTCGCGACTGGGCTGCTTGACCGTCACCGGTGGGAGGCGCAGCTTGCCATCACCGTTCCGGAGCGCGTAGGAGTACTTCGGCGCGATCCACCGATTGGGATCGAGCGCCGGGTAGCCGCCTCGGACCAGAGCAGCAGAGAGCGCGATCTGCCACGCGTCTTCGAGATCGCCCGCTCCCACGCCGTGGAGGAACAGCAGGATGGGGTCAGAACTCACGAGGAACCTTTCGAGCCCAATTGACAAATCTTCGACGTTCGTCAGGCTAGTGGTCCCGCTGCCGATTCGGCGCGTCAACGCTTGAGCACCATCCGACCCCGGCTTGTCGGCGAGCCATGGCGATGAATCCCGACATGGCCGGAGCAAGCAGCAGGGGAACTCCGGCAGACGCCCCCAGAACAGGTGCTGCCGCCATCCACCTTCCGTCCCCGAGGATGAGTCAGCACCGTCGGTATCAGGGACAGGCGGCGCTCCGCGCACCACGCCCTCGGGGGAAGCACATGACGATCGCAGGGGAATCGGCAGGCGTCGAAGCACGCCGTCAACGCGGCCGAGCGAGCGAACTCCGCCGCCAGGCCGACGAAGCCGAGCAACGCGCCGGCCGATTCGAGATCGCCCACCGCACCGAGGCCGAGACGGCGAGGACCCTCGCGCCCCTCGCCGGCATCGGCTACCACCTCCTCGCCGATCGCCGCTGGCCCGGCAGCGCCCACGCCAACGTGGACATGATCGTCGTCGGTCGCTCCGGCGTCTGGATCGTCGACACGAAGGCCTGGCGCGAGGTCGCTGTGGACAACGGCCGGATCACCCGCGGGCAGGAGGACGTGACCGATGACGTCGCACGTCTGGCCGATCTTGCCTGGGACACCGAGAAGGTGTTGACCGACGTCGGGCTCGCTCCCGGCGAGGTCCACGCGGTCGTCGCACTCGCAGGCAAGAAGGGCGTCAGCGCGCACGTCGCCTCCGTCGACGTTGTCGGCACTCACGACCTCATCAAGCACATCACCCGCCCGCGAGCCCGACTTTCCCCCGAGCGCGTCGACAAGGCACTCGCTGCAGTGCTCTCGTACTTCCCGGTGATGGACGGCGCCGCGGCGAGCACGCAGCAGGTGATCGTGCCGCAGACCGTCCTTGCGCGGGAGCCCGAGCCGCAGCCGGCCCTCATCGACCAGGGGGAGCTCGACCAGGGGGAGCTCGACCAATACCTCCTCGACGGCATCCTCGAGGCACCCATCGAGGAGTGGATGGCCTCGCTCGACCCGGCGCAGGCGAAACTCGTCCGCCGCAACTTCAACGGTCCCGCCCGCATCCGCGGTGCGGCCGGCACGGGCAAGACGGTCGTCGGCCTCCACCGAGCCGCCTACCTCGCTCGCTCGACCGGCGGTCGCATCCTCTTCACCACGTACATCCGCACCCTGCCCGCGGTGCTCGAGTCGCTCTTGAAGCGACTGGCGCCGGAGATGGTCGGCCGCGTCGACTTCGTCAACGTCCACGCCTTCGCGACCCGCCTCCTCAAGGAACGCGGCATCGCATTCCGCACGCCCGGACGGGAGGCACAACTCGCGTTCACCGACGCGTGGAACGCGGTCAGCGCCTCCAGTCCGTTGAAGGCGACCCGCTTCACTCGTCGCTACTGGGAGGAGGAGATCAGCCACGTCATCAAGGGGCGTGGGCTGACCCGCTTCGACGAGTATGCAGACCTCGCTCGCGTGGGCCGGAAGCACCGGCTGACCGGTGATGACCGGCAGGCGGTGTGGGACCTGTACGAGGCGTACTCGGCCGGGCTCCGCGAACGTGGCGGCTGCGACTGGGAGGACGTGATCCTCCTCGCGCGCGACGCCCTGCGGGAGGTTCCGCTCGACCGGTACGACGCCGTCATCGTCGACGAGGCGCAGGACCTGTCGTGCGCGATGGTCTCGCTACTGCACTCGCTCGTCGGCGACCGCTCCGACGGGCTGACCCTGATCGGTGACGGCCAGCAGACGATCTACCCCGGTGGGTACACCCTCGGCGAAGTCGGCATCAGCCTCGCCGGCCGTGGCGTGGTCCTCGACGTGAACCACCGGAACACGGCCGAGATCCTCGACTTCGCCAAGCAGATGGTCGCGGACGACCAGTTCGTCGACATCGAGGGGGTCGACGGCGTTGGGGACTCCGTCTCCGCAGTGACGCGCTCGGGGCCCGAGCCGGGCATCCACCGGTTCACCCGTCGTGACGAGCACGATGCCGCGATGCTGGTGCGAGTGGAGGAGGTCCTCCGATTGGTCGGGACCGGTCGTGGCGATGTCGGCATCCTGACGGCAACGAATCCGCAGGCGGACAAGGTGATGGCCTTGCTCGCCGATGCCGGGGTGCCGACGGTCTCGCTGAAGGACTACGCCGGCAAGAGCTCGGACCTGATCCGCGTCGGCACCATCAAGCGGGCAAAGGGCCTGGAGTTCAAGCAGGTGCTCCTGCCGCAGGTGCCGGCGAAATTGCTCGCCGATCCGCCGACGACGGAGTCCGAGTCAGCGAAGGAGCGGCGCGAGCTCGACCGGCGGGAGTTGTACGTCGCGATGACTCGGGCGCGCGATGGACTCTGGGTCGGGGCGCGCTGAAGACCGCGACCACCTTGTCCCGCTGAACCGCGCTCTGTGGCACATCAGGCTTTCGCGTTCAGACGTTCTGCAATCGATTCCCTGACGGGCATGATGTGAGAGTGCCGCTCACTTCCCCCGCAACGCTGCGTGATCGCCTTGTGACGTTCCTCGCCGCGGTAGGGGGCTCCGCGAGAAGGTCGGAAGCTCTCCAAGGTCTCTTCGATCTGTACGACGACCAGTGGACCGCGGACGATCTGTCCCCAAGAACTCCTCGGGACTTCGAAGCGAAGTGGCGCGGTCGAGTCGTCGTCGAACAGCGGAAGCTCGTGCAGCGCGGAGTGCTTGAGGCCAGGACCGATGATCTCTGGGCGCTGCAAGCTGACTTCGACCTCGGTGCGATCGATCTTCAGCAACTCAGGGCTCGAAACGATGAGGTCCGGCGCAGGGAGCGAATCTGGTCCGCTGCCAAGAACGCGGGAGCCCCTTCGAAGTTCTTGCCCGACAACTTCCCGAGTTGCGGCTGCGCGCCGGAGGACGGGGAATCTACGTTGACCGTCCGACCACGAACTCGACGATCGCGCCGGCCGGTATTGCTGTTTCATTCTTGGACCTGGGGGCGGCATATGCGAATGAGCGTGGTGTTGATGGCGTAGAGTACATGCTGCCGAAGACGAAACGGCCGGGGCGAGACACGGCAGAAATCGAGGCGACCGTCCGGGCTTACGAACTGGCGGTACCGGTCTTCGTGATTCTTCCCGGCAAGACGACGACCACCAGAGCGGTCCGACGAGCAATCGTCGAGGAGGTCAATCGCGACTCCGGTTCCGTGCTCATCACCTTCATCGATGATGAAGTCCTTCCCCCAGCGCCTTCGACGGGGATCCATGCCGAGTTCGAACTCGTGCTCGATGATGAGGAAACTCGCTGGCAACGCAGGAGGGCACGACCAAACCAGGCACGTTTTGCCTTCGCGGTGATGGCGCGGTACGGAGCTCGCTGCGCCGTCTGTGACATCTCCGCATCCCCGGTCCTTGAAGCAGCACATGTACGTCCGAATTCGCTCAAAGGTTCAGACGATGCCAGGAATGGTCTCCCACTCTGCAGCAATCACCACCGGCTGTTCGACAAGGGGTGGTTCGGTATCGATCCGGTGAGCACCAAGATCGTGTTTCGGGACGACAGTCAACGAGAACACGTGCCTATCACGCGGAGTGATCTCCGGCATCTTCCGGCTCAGCCCGCGCCGGCCGCGCTCCAAGATGCCTGGATGCGGTGGAAGCGACACCAAGACGGTTAGCTTCTACCGGCTATGCCTGAGCCGCGGCGACGACAATGGGTTCGCGAATCAAATTGACCTCGAACGAGCCCGACTGACAAAAGCTGTCTTCCGTCGACGCCAGCTTTCAAAAGCCCGCAAGATCATCATAATCGGCTCAGGGGTGGCATCGCTGCGTTGAGTCCGTCACCGGCGAACAACCGACCTCGCTCCCACACGCGCCTATGCCACGATGAACGCAACGACCCAGGGAGGGGCACCAATGGTCGACCGAGCACTCCGTGACCGTCTACAGACACTGTCGACGGTGGCCGCAGCGATCCGCCACCACCAAGCCTCCATCCAGAACGCCGCCACAACGGCGCAGGACACCCTCCTCACCCGCCGCGTGACGATCACCGGCCCAGCCCTCTCGTGCTCCGTCCTCCCCCTCCGCGCCGCCGACACGACCCTGGCGGCAGCGATGCAGCACGCCGCCCTGCTCCCCCAGGTCGACGCCACTGCCGAGAACGTCCTCACCGTCCTGGCGAAGGACGTCCCCCTGGCCCTCGCCGACGAGGACGCAGCGTCCGGCATCGCCGGGATCTTCGCCGGGAAGGAACGCCGCGAGGCAGCAGCACGGGCCGAGTACTACCTGGCCGAGACGGACGCGTGGCTCGACGCCAGCGGCGCCCTCACCGCGCTGAAGGCGATCGACACCCGTCATGTCCCCCGCCCCGACGCCACCCTCGACGCGCTCCTCGACACCGAGGGCCCGCTCCTCACCGCGACCGCGCACCTCGGCCCGGTCGCCCTGATCGACCTCGCCCCGATGGCGCACCTCCCCACCACGATCGAGACGCTCCGCACGGTCGTCGAGACCGAGCAGGAGGCACGGGCGCGCGTCCTCGACGCCGGCCACCGCGTGCGGGACGTCGCGGCACGGCGTGAGTTGAACACGATGAACGTCGACCGGCTCCGCGAGGTCACCCGCGACCAGCTCCGCCTCGGCGCGGTCCGGGACGCCGGCATCCAGACCGTGGGCGAGCTCCTGCGGGCCCCGATCGTCGCCGGTCACCTGCCGGGCATCGGCGAGACGACGGCCGCTCGCATCAACGCCGCCGCCCGGTCGATGCAGGACGCGGCTCGCGAGGACGCCGCCGTCCAGATCGACGCCCACCGCCAGGACACCGCGAGCGTGGCGCTCGTGTCCGCGCTCCGGCAGTGGGAGGCCGCGAAGAACGGCGGCGGCCCCCGCGCCGCCGTCCTCGTCGACGAACTCGCTCCCCTGGCGGACGCGGTCGCGCAGCGAGCGGTCCTGGGGATCGTGCACCAGCCGGGCGCGCGGGCCTCCGGGTCGTTCAACCCAGCCGCGGGCGCCGTCGAGCGGATCGAGGCGGACGTCGACGACGCCCGCCAGCGCGCGGTCCGCGCGGCCGGCGACCGCGACCGGATCGCGACGACGGACGACTGGAGCGACTTCCTCGACCGCCCGGCCAGCTACTTCGCGCTCCTCGACGAGGTCGGGCTCACCGACTCGACGACGGCCGGCCGCGGGTCGCTCCCCGAGGGCCTGATCGAACAGATCGAGCAGTTCCACCTCGACACGTCCCTCCTGTCCGCGTCCCTCCGCGGGTACCAGCGATTCGGTGCGGCGTTCGCGCTCGTGCAGGAGCGAGTCGTCATCGGTGACGAGATGGGCCTGGGCAAGACCGTCGAGGCACTCGCGGCGATCGCGCACGTGGCGGCCACCGCTCCGGACGGCATGCCCCGCTTCGTGGTCGTCTGTCCCGCGGCGGTGGTGGCGAACTGGCTGCGTGAGACCGAGAAGCACACCGCCGTCCCGGCGTTCCGCGTCCACGGCACCGAGCGGATGCGCCGGATCAGCGGCTGGCTCCGCGAGGGCGGCGTCGCCGTCACCACCTATGAGACACTCGAGTGGTTCCGCACGCAGGTGTCCGAGGAGCAGCGATTCGCCGCGGTGATCGTCGACGAGGCGCACTACGTCAAGAACCCCGACGCCAAGCGCACGAAGCACACGCGCGCGCTCCTCGAACGGTCCGACCGTGCACTGCTCATGTCCGGCACGCCGCTCGAGAACCGTGTCGAGGAGTTCCGCGTGCTCATCGACCACATCCGCCCGGATCTCATCGTCGGCGAGGACGACGACCCGTTGACGTTCCGCAAGCAGATCGCGCCGGTGTACCTCCGCCGCAGCCAGGAGGACGTCCTCACCGAGCTCCCGGAACTGGTCGAGGTCGAGGAGTGGACCGACCTCACCCCCGCCGAGGCCACGCGCTACGCCGCCGCGGTCGACAGCGACAACTTCCACACGATGCGGCAGCTCGCCATGCTCGACGGCGCCGCCTCGAGCAAGATCGCGTCGCTCCGCGACGTGATCGCGGAGGCTCGCTCCACCGGCCGCAAGACCATCGTCTTCTCCCACTACCGAGCCGTCCTGGAGGCGGTGCTCGCCGCCGTCGACGGAACCGTCATCGGTCCGCTCAGCGGCTCCACCCCGCCTTCCGGGCGTCAGGACATGATCGACGAGTTCTCCGCGGCCGCTCCTGGCGCCGTGTTGGTCGCGCAGATCATCGCCGGCGGTGTCGGCCTCAACATCCAGGCCGCGTCGGTCGTGGTGATCTGCGAGCCGCAGCTCAAGCCGACGACGGAGTGGCAGGCGATCGCCCGCGCCCGTCGGATGGGTCAGCTCGACGTCGTGCAGGTGCACCGGCTGCTGTCCGAGGACGGCGTCGACGCAGCCCTCGTCCGGATGCTCGCGCGGAAGACCCGGACGTTCGCGGACTTCGCGGCGGTGAGCGAGACGGCGAGCGCGTCTGCGCAGGCGTTCGACATCTCCGAGTCGCAGCTCATCGCGCAGGTGCTCGCCGAGGAGCGTGCTCGGCTGACGGAGGAACGAACTGCCGGAGCCGCAACGCCGGAACCGGCCGTCTGACGGGCTGAGCCCTACCTGGCGGCGGCGAGCGCCGCCTCCAGGACGTCCTCTTCGATGATGGGGATGCCGTACTGCCGGGCCTTCCGCGCCTTGCCGGACAGGCTGTCGACGTCCGCCGCGATGAGCACCGCCGTCTTCTTCGTGACGTTCGGCGCCGACCTGATGCCGAGCCGCGCGAGATCCGCCTCGATCTCAGGGCGGCTGCGACGCATCTCGCCGGTCAGGGTGACGATGCTGCCCTCGCCCAGGTCGATCGACGGCTCTGCAGCTGCCGCGGTCGACGTCGGCTGCTGCGCGGCGGAGAACGACCGTGCACCCATGCGGGCGGGCTGCCGGCTGTGCACCGCGTGCTCGAGCTCGTCGTCCGTCACGCCGAGCAACCGGGCGACCCGCTCGAGCTGGATGTGGTCCTGGATGGTCAAGACGCCGTCTGCCCACACCGCTTCGACCAGGTCGCCGAAGTACCGCTGGTGCAGATTCGCACGGGCAGCCGCGTCCAGCCCGAACTCGGTCGCGTAGGCGCTGAGCTGATCAGCGTCGCTGGCGGCGAGCAGGTCCTCGGAGACCGCACGGTCGAGGACGGCCGCGTAGAGCGTCGCCTCCGCGCTGCCGTCGACGGCGGGCAGTCGGTCGGTCGCCACGTCGACGCGGGTCCGGGTTGACGCGCCGGTCGAGCGGTTGCGCGCGGTCCACGCCCGACCACTGCGCGGGACTCCGGGCCACCGCTGCCCGCCGGCCAGGGTGCCCCAGGTCGTCCAGCGCGGATCACGGCGGGACGATCCGATGTAGGCGCCGAGCAGACGGGCGGTAGCGTGCGCATCGGCGAGCGCCTCGTGCGCGTCGACGAGCTCGATGTCGTAGGCGCTGCAGCAGTCGGCGAGCTTCCGGCCGGACCCGGGGAGGAACTCCTGTGCGAGCCGCATCGTGCAGAGCGCACTGCCCGCTTGCTTGAGCGGTGAGCGGTGTCCGAGCCGTTCGAACTCGGCGTGCAGGAACCGTGCTTCGAACGAGGCGTTGTGCGCCACGACGACGCGACCCTGCAGACGCTCTGCAAGGTCACCGGCGACGTCCGCGAAGGTCGGAGCGCCCGCCATGTCGGCACCACGAAGGCGGTGGACGTGCACGGGGCCGAGGTCGCGGTTCGGGTTGACGACGGTCTCGAAGGTTCGCTCGACCTCGCCGTCCGGCGTCACGTGGACGATCCCGATCTCGATGATGCGGTGCCCGTACGACGGAGCGAGTCCGGTCGTCTCCAGGTCGATCACCGCGTAGCCGTTGTGCATCGTGCGCTCCTCCCCAGCGCCACGGTCCCACCCGGCGCTGGACCATCATCACCGCGATGGCGCCCCGCGGCGACCACCTGTTCGAGGGACGACCGCCCGGGGCCTCGACCGGCACGCCGCGCCCGACCGTGATCGCGCGACCAGGCCCAGCACCGAGACGGCATCCTCCGATCGGAGGATGCGCCTCCACCCACTCCCCCGATCCACCGACCACGGCCTCCGCGCGAGGCTGGTCTCATGCCCGACACCCCAGCCATCGAGGTCCACGACCTCACCAAGCGCTACCCCACCGGCCACACCGCCGTCTCCGACCTCTCCCTCACCATCGCCCGCGGCGAGACCGTCGCCCTGCTCGGCCCGAACGGCGCCGGCAAGTCGACCACGGTCGAGATCCTCGAGGGCTTCCGCTCCCGCACCGCCGGCGAGGTCCGCGTCCTCGGCACCGACCCCGCCCGCCCGACGCGTGAGCACAAGGCCCGCGTCGGCATCGTCCTGCAGACGAGCGCCGAGTCCCCGAACGTCACCGTCGCCGAACAGCTCCGCCACTTCGGCCGCCTCTACCCGCGCAGCCGCAGCGTCGAGGAACTCCTCGCCGCGACCGGCCTGGAGGCACAGCGCAACACCCGGGTCAGCCGCCTGTCCGGTGGGCAGCGGCGCCGCGTCGACGTCGCCCTCGGTGTGATCGGGCGGCCGGAGGTGCTGTTCCTCGACGAGCCGACCACGGGCTTCGACCCGGAGGCGCGACGGCAGTTCTGGGACCTCGTCACCGCGGTCAAGCGCGAGGGCACGACGGTCCTCCTCACCACGCACTACCTCGACGAGGCCGCGCACCTCGCCGACCGGGCAGCCGTTATCGCGGACGGCCGCCTCCGCGCGCTGGCACCGATCGACGAGCTCGGCGGAGCCGAGGCACGGACGCCACGCCTCCGCTGGCGCGACGCGGACGGCACCCGGCACGAGGAACGCACCGACCGGCCGCAGGACCGCATCCGCAGCACGACGACCCCGATGCTCGACCTCGAGGTCATCCGCCCGTCCCTCGAGGACGTCTACCTCGAGATGGTGGCCTGAACCATGACGACGACCACGCCGACCGCCACGACCACCGCGGCCCCGACCCCGGCGCCCAGCGCCCTCACCCTCGGCGCCGCACGCATCGGGTACGAGATCCGCTCGTACTTCCGCGCCCCCGACTCCGTCTTCTTCACCTTCCTGTTCCCCGTCGTGATGCTCGCCCTGTTCTCCGTCGCCTTCGCCAGCATGCGCGACATCCAGGCCGGGACGGCGAGCGTCGACTACGCCACCTACTACCTGCCCGGCCTCGTCGCGACCGGCATCCTCCTCTCCGGCACGCAAGCGCTCGGTGTCGACATCGCCGGCGAGCGCAGCGACGGCACGCTGAAGCGGCTGGGCGGCACGCCCCTTCCCGTGATGTCGTACTTCGTCGGCAAGATCGGGATGGTCCTGGTGACCACGCTGGTGCAGACGGCGATCCTGCTGGCCGTGTCGAGCCTCCTGTTCGGGGTGATGCTCCCGACCGACGCGGGTCGGTGGGGCACCTTCGCAGTGGTGCTGCTGCTCGGCATCGCGACGAGCGCCGTCCTCGGCATCGCGATCTCCGCCCTGCCCCGCGAGGGCCGTCGCGCCACCGCCACGATCGTCCCGGTCGTGCTGGTGCTCCAGTTCATCTCCGGCGTCTACCTCCCCTTCCTGCAGTTGCCGGACTGGCTGCAGGGCATCGCCAGCGCCTTCCCGCTGCGCTGGATGGCGTCCGGCATGCGGTCCGTGTTCCTGCCGGACGCGTTCGCGTCCGTCGAGCCGGGAGGCTCGTGGCACCTCGGTCTCGGAGCGCTCGTCCTGGCAGCGTGGCTGGTCCTCGGCCTGGTCGCCTGCCTGCTGACGTTCCGGTGGAACCGGAAGGACGGCTGACCGTGCACCGGGGACGGGTCCTGGACGACCTCGGACGGGTTGTGGACAACGTCGATCGGAAGCCGGCGGCGTGGGAGGCTGTGGCCATGACGGAGCTGCAGCCGACGACCCGCGCCAACGTGTGGCTGCACGTGTCGTTCGCGGCGACGGTGCTGCTGACGGGTGT
The sequence above is drawn from the Curtobacterium sp. L6-1 genome and encodes:
- a CDS encoding ABC transporter permease is translated as MTTTTPTATTTAAPTPAPSALTLGAARIGYEIRSYFRAPDSVFFTFLFPVVMLALFSVAFASMRDIQAGTASVDYATYYLPGLVATGILLSGTQALGVDIAGERSDGTLKRLGGTPLPVMSYFVGKIGMVLVTTLVQTAILLAVSSLLFGVMLPTDAGRWGTFAVVLLLGIATSAVLGIAISALPREGRRATATIVPVVLVLQFISGVYLPFLQLPDWLQGIASAFPLRWMASGMRSVFLPDAFASVEPGGSWHLGLGALVLAAWLVLGLVACLLTFRWNRKDG